A region from the Natronorubrum halophilum genome encodes:
- a CDS encoding precorrin-3B C(17)-methyltransferase has protein sequence MSADDSVAHTGGTPDDHGTLYVVGIGPGLPDHMTKRAKEVVESSEVVIASSLYQEFLRDDGTLPPKEETAEDGIAVRDDGFEQEIIRSTMGRQIELARAAFDHVREGKDVAHVSGGDPSVYGKSDLVFTMAKADDATDVPIEIVPGLTAALGGSANVGAPLCNDFCTISLSDKWRGWDEIEEKLRAAAISGFVIVLYNCWRNYERAVEIVREERTDDALVAIVNDAGRQDAGRNGESQFVTSLGEAADHDDKVSGMGTSLIIGNHETETWSNDDRTYLVTPRGGRDVDDF, from the coding sequence ATGAGCGCCGACGATTCGGTCGCCCATACCGGCGGCACCCCCGACGACCACGGCACGCTCTACGTCGTCGGCATCGGCCCCGGCCTGCCGGATCACATGACCAAGCGGGCCAAGGAGGTCGTCGAGTCCTCCGAAGTCGTCATCGCCTCGAGTCTCTACCAGGAGTTCCTGCGCGACGACGGCACCCTGCCGCCCAAGGAGGAGACGGCCGAGGACGGTATCGCGGTCCGAGACGACGGTTTCGAACAGGAGATCATCCGCTCGACGATGGGCCGCCAGATCGAACTCGCCCGCGCGGCGTTCGACCACGTTCGGGAGGGGAAGGACGTCGCGCACGTCTCCGGCGGCGACCCCTCCGTGTACGGCAAGTCCGACCTCGTCTTCACGATGGCGAAAGCGGACGACGCGACGGACGTCCCTATCGAGATCGTTCCCGGTCTGACAGCGGCGCTGGGCGGATCCGCCAACGTCGGCGCACCGCTGTGCAACGATTTCTGTACGATCTCGCTGTCGGACAAGTGGCGCGGCTGGGACGAGATCGAGGAGAAACTGCGCGCCGCCGCCATCTCGGGCTTCGTGATCGTCCTCTACAACTGCTGGCGCAACTACGAGCGGGCCGTCGAAATCGTTCGCGAGGAGCGAACCGACGACGCCCTCGTGGCTATCGTCAACGATGCCGGTCGTCAGGACGCCGGCCGAAACGGCGAGAGCCAGTTCGTCACCAGCCTGGGGGAGGCCGCCGACCACGACGACAAGGTCTCCGGGATGGGGACCTCGCTGATCATCGGCAACCACGAGACGGAGACCTGGAGCAACGACGACCGAACGTACCTCGTCACCCCGCGGGGCGGGCGTGACGTCGACGACTTCTGA
- the cbiG gene encoding cobalt-precorrin 5A hydrolase — MSSGTENTDDTDDSSTDSGGSHCSTADSDGEVAEEIAIISFGRKMETAEEIEDELEDRYELIDIIEYHGTVFDEHWGEYDCFIGLMASGIAMRKTAHLLDDKWDDPAICVVDEELTWAIPITGGHHGANQVAQDLATMGAVPAMTTASEAAGKQGVESRAKAMDTHVVNGDSTVKTNLAVLDDNLGPVARLDGPRAVLVGDDVTVLKRNKNNGIVIGTGSVSGASKESFVAAWEQALEETDYDFSDIEFVGTATRKEDEEGLLEAVTELDLGLVAFDKETLLEHEGPTPSKSKELIGWPGVSEASAIAGGAEQELVLEKIGYENEVTVAIGR, encoded by the coding sequence ATGAGTTCAGGAACGGAAAACACGGACGACACAGACGACTCGAGCACGGACTCCGGCGGCAGCCACTGTTCGACGGCGGATTCGGACGGCGAAGTCGCCGAGGAGATCGCGATCATCTCCTTCGGGCGGAAGATGGAGACCGCTGAGGAGATCGAGGACGAACTCGAGGACCGCTACGAACTGATCGACATCATCGAGTACCACGGCACGGTCTTCGACGAGCACTGGGGCGAGTACGACTGCTTTATCGGGCTGATGGCGAGCGGGATCGCGATGCGCAAGACGGCCCACCTGCTCGACGACAAGTGGGACGATCCCGCGATCTGCGTGGTCGACGAGGAACTCACGTGGGCCATCCCGATCACGGGCGGCCACCACGGCGCGAACCAGGTCGCACAGGACCTGGCGACGATGGGTGCCGTTCCAGCCATGACGACCGCGAGCGAGGCCGCCGGCAAGCAGGGCGTCGAGTCCCGCGCGAAGGCGATGGACACCCACGTCGTCAACGGCGATTCGACGGTGAAGACGAACCTCGCCGTCCTCGACGACAATTTGGGACCCGTCGCCCGTCTGGACGGCCCGCGTGCGGTGCTCGTCGGCGACGACGTGACGGTCCTGAAGCGGAACAAAAATAACGGGATCGTCATCGGCACCGGCAGCGTCTCCGGCGCGAGCAAGGAATCGTTCGTCGCCGCGTGGGAGCAAGCCCTCGAAGAGACCGACTACGACTTCTCGGACATCGAGTTCGTCGGCACCGCGACCCGGAAAGAGGACGAGGAAGGGCTGCTCGAGGCCGTCACCGAACTCGACCTCGGGCTGGTCGCCTTCGACAAGGAGACGCTGCTCGAACACGAGGGGCCGACGCCCTCGAAATCGAAGGAGCTGATCGGCTGGCCCGGTGTGTCGGAGGCGAGTGCGATTGCAGGCGGTGCCGAGCAGGAACTCGTCCTCGAGAAGATCGGCTACGAAAACGAGGTTACGGTGGCGATCGGCAGATGA
- a CDS encoding beta-ketoacyl-ACP reductase, which produces MSESVQRLDPLEQRPLADRTCLVTGSSRGIGRDIAFELARCGADVAVNYRSAEERALEVAETIEANGETAVPVQADISEPAQIEAMAEEIRDELGEIDVLVNNAGITIDRTFENMTYEDWRTVIDVNLNGTFNCTKAFYEDIKRSDNGRLINISSVVGQQGNYGQANYATSKGGLFAFTRTLALELASHGSTANCVAPGFTQTDMLEKVPDRVQEKIRDDIPLNRFARTEDIVGMIRFLTSDYAEYMTGQVIGINGGMEW; this is translated from the coding sequence ATGTCCGAATCAGTCCAGCGGCTCGACCCACTGGAGCAACGACCACTGGCCGATCGAACCTGCCTCGTCACGGGCTCTTCGCGCGGTATCGGTCGCGACATCGCGTTCGAACTCGCCCGCTGCGGGGCCGACGTGGCGGTGAACTACCGCTCGGCCGAAGAACGAGCGCTCGAGGTCGCCGAAACGATCGAAGCGAACGGCGAGACAGCCGTTCCGGTGCAGGCGGATATCTCCGAGCCGGCACAGATCGAGGCGATGGCCGAGGAAATCCGCGACGAACTCGGCGAGATCGACGTCCTCGTCAATAACGCCGGAATCACCATCGATCGAACGTTCGAGAACATGACCTACGAGGACTGGCGAACGGTGATCGACGTAAACCTGAACGGGACGTTCAACTGCACGAAGGCGTTTTACGAGGACATCAAGCGGTCCGACAACGGCCGGCTGATCAACATCTCGAGCGTCGTTGGCCAGCAGGGGAACTACGGACAGGCGAACTACGCGACGTCGAAAGGCGGGCTGTTCGCGTTCACCCGAACGCTGGCGCTGGAACTGGCCAGTCACGGCTCGACGGCCAACTGCGTCGCCCCCGGCTTTACGCAAACGGATATGCTCGAGAAGGTTCCGGACCGTGTGCAAGAGAAGATCCGCGATGATATCCCGCTGAATCGCTTCGCCCGGACCGAAGACATCGTCGGCATGATCCGATTTCTCACGAGCGACTACGCGGAGTACATGACCGGGCAGGTCATCGGGATCAACGGCGGCATGGAGTGGTAG
- a CDS encoding cobalt-precorrin-4/precorrin-4 C(11)-methyltransferase has protein sequence MTETDETETTVVPDGGDPQEAIDAQGERRREELDDRIFEHNAGDEQEGIPFVGAGPGNPRLLTVAGKELLEESDLVVHAGSLVNSELLEEYCDHATLVNSVGKDLEELIPLMRDAYEDGENVVRLHSGDPAIYGAALEQMDALEHEGVPTHFVPGVTSAFAASATLRTQLTLNEVSNHVAFTRPQGKTLTEDEDHISEFVGMGDVTSCIYLGTHAVRETMDRLLEDGHEPETPVGVIYHASWPDEDVIVGTVGDIAEKVEEAGYRASAMVVIGDAVTGAGYERSFLYGDWANRGSSGSSAETEASDD, from the coding sequence ATGACGGAGACAGACGAGACGGAGACGACTGTTGTACCTGACGGAGGCGACCCCCAGGAGGCGATCGACGCCCAGGGCGAGCGCCGCCGCGAGGAACTGGACGACCGAATCTTCGAGCACAACGCCGGCGACGAACAGGAGGGAATTCCCTTCGTCGGCGCTGGTCCCGGCAACCCGCGGCTGCTGACCGTCGCGGGCAAGGAACTGCTCGAGGAATCGGACCTGGTGGTCCACGCGGGCTCGCTGGTTAACAGCGAACTGCTCGAGGAGTATTGCGATCACGCGACGCTCGTAAACTCCGTCGGGAAGGATCTCGAGGAACTGATTCCGCTGATGCGCGATGCCTACGAGGACGGCGAGAACGTCGTTCGACTCCACAGCGGCGACCCCGCCATCTACGGGGCCGCGCTCGAGCAGATGGACGCCCTCGAACACGAGGGCGTCCCGACCCACTTCGTCCCGGGCGTCACCTCGGCGTTTGCGGCCAGCGCGACGCTGCGGACCCAACTGACGCTCAACGAGGTCTCGAATCACGTCGCCTTCACTCGGCCCCAGGGCAAGACCCTGACCGAGGATGAAGACCACATCTCCGAGTTCGTGGGGATGGGCGACGTGACGAGCTGTATCTACCTCGGGACCCACGCGGTTCGGGAGACGATGGATCGGTTGCTCGAGGACGGCCACGAACCCGAGACCCCGGTCGGCGTGATCTACCACGCCTCCTGGCCGGACGAGGACGTGATCGTTGGCACGGTCGGCGATATTGCAGAGAAGGTCGAGGAGGCCGGCTACCGGGCATCAGCGATGGTCGTTATCGGTGATGCGGTCACGGGTGCCGGCTACGAGCGCTCGTTCCTCTACGGCGACTGGGCGAATCGGGGCTCTTCGGGGAGTTCGGCAGAGACGGAGGCGAGCGATGACTGA
- the cbiT gene encoding precorrin-6Y C5,15-methyltransferase (decarboxylating) subunit CbiT, producing the protein MPPIALPHDAKAGPTKSEVRAVVHSKLALEADDHFAEVGSCTGAITIEAAQRAGRVTALERKPERLETTEKNLAANEGSITADIELRNAEAPDGLPDDADALFLGGSRNFEAVLDHAVATEIDRVIMNVSRLEVAGKATEAFRERDILEEVVQFQVSHGYELAGATSFHSDNPVYMLVGSATPDEAAAADDSKTRGSR; encoded by the coding sequence ATGCCACCCATCGCGCTTCCACACGATGCGAAAGCCGGGCCGACCAAATCGGAGGTCCGCGCCGTCGTCCATTCGAAGCTCGCACTCGAGGCGGACGACCACTTCGCGGAGGTCGGTTCCTGCACGGGAGCGATCACGATCGAAGCCGCACAGCGGGCCGGACGGGTGACCGCACTCGAGCGGAAACCGGAACGGCTCGAGACGACAGAGAAGAACCTCGCCGCGAACGAGGGATCGATAACGGCCGATATCGAGCTTCGAAACGCGGAAGCGCCGGACGGGCTGCCCGACGACGCCGACGCGCTCTTCCTGGGCGGAAGTCGGAACTTCGAGGCCGTCCTCGATCACGCCGTCGCAACCGAAATCGACCGCGTGATCATGAACGTCTCGCGACTCGAGGTCGCGGGGAAAGCGACGGAGGCCTTCCGCGAGCGCGATATCTTGGAGGAGGTCGTCCAGTTCCAGGTGAGCCACGGCTACGAACTCGCCGGCGCGACGAGCTTTCACTCGGATAACCCGGTCTACATGCTGGTCGGAAGCGCGACGCCCGACGAGGCTGCGGCCGCGGACGATTCGAAAACGAGAGGGTCACGATGA
- a CDS encoding cobyrinic acid a,c-diamide synthase, whose product MNGFVLGGVSSGVGKTVATLSIIRALEDAGYSVQPAKAGPDFIDPSHHEAVAGRPSRTLDLWLCGRDGLRRNYRRGEGDICVVEGVMGLYDGDGSSTAMVAEALDIPVVLVVDAKAGMESVAATALGFQRYAETIGRDIEVAGIVAQRAHGGRHEQGIRDALPDDLEFFGRIPPNSALEIPDRHLGLEMGEEAALPTEALRKATESLEAERLADVASEPPAPDDPVQPAEPVASTIAVADDAAFCFRYPATLERFRERAELVTFSPVAGDPIPDCDGVYLPGGYPELHAAELESAGTLAELGRRASDGLPVLGECGGLMAMSRSLTTAEGDRHEMAGILPADVTMHDRYQALDHVELEALDGTLTANAGETVRGHEFHYSSAEVDGDARFAFETVRGDGIDGDHDGLTEYESLGTYVHVHAESGAFDRFLERLE is encoded by the coding sequence ATGAACGGATTCGTCCTCGGCGGCGTCAGTTCCGGCGTCGGGAAGACGGTCGCGACGCTGTCGATAATTCGGGCGCTCGAGGACGCGGGTTATTCGGTCCAACCGGCCAAGGCGGGGCCGGATTTCATCGATCCGAGCCACCACGAGGCCGTCGCGGGTCGCCCCTCCCGTACCCTCGATCTGTGGCTCTGCGGCCGAGACGGTCTTCGCCGGAACTACCGGCGCGGCGAGGGAGATATCTGCGTCGTCGAGGGCGTGATGGGACTGTACGACGGCGACGGCTCGAGCACCGCGATGGTCGCCGAAGCGCTCGATATTCCCGTCGTCCTCGTGGTCGACGCGAAGGCGGGGATGGAGAGCGTCGCGGCGACCGCGCTGGGATTCCAGCGATACGCCGAAACCATCGGTCGCGACATCGAGGTCGCCGGCATCGTCGCCCAGCGCGCCCACGGCGGCCGCCACGAGCAGGGAATCCGCGACGCCCTGCCGGACGACCTCGAGTTCTTCGGCCGAATCCCGCCGAATTCGGCCCTCGAGATTCCCGATCGGCACCTCGGTCTCGAGATGGGCGAGGAGGCTGCGCTGCCGACGGAAGCGCTCCGGAAGGCTACAGAGTCACTCGAGGCCGAGCGTCTGGCCGACGTGGCGAGCGAGCCACCGGCTCCCGACGACCCCGTCCAGCCCGCCGAGCCGGTCGCTTCGACGATCGCCGTGGCCGACGACGCGGCCTTCTGCTTCCGGTATCCGGCGACGCTCGAGCGGTTCCGCGAGCGCGCCGAACTGGTCACGTTCTCGCCGGTCGCGGGTGATCCGATCCCCGACTGCGACGGCGTCTACCTCCCCGGTGGCTACCCCGAACTTCACGCCGCGGAACTCGAGTCGGCTGGAACGCTCGCGGAACTCGGTCGGCGGGCGAGCGATGGGCTGCCCGTTCTCGGGGAGTGCGGCGGCCTGATGGCGATGAGCCGGTCGCTGACGACAGCGGAGGGCGACCGTCACGAGATGGCCGGGATTCTGCCAGCGGACGTGACCATGCACGACCGCTATCAGGCGCTGGATCACGTCGAACTCGAGGCCCTCGACGGGACCCTCACCGCGAACGCCGGCGAGACGGTTCGCGGACACGAGTTCCACTACTCGAGCGCCGAGGTCGACGGCGACGCTCGGTTCGCGTTCGAGACGGTCCGCGGCGACGGCATCGACGGCGACCACGACGGCCTGACGGAGTACGAGTCGCTGGGCACGTACGTCCACGTTCACGCCGAAAGCGGGGCGTTCGATCGGTTCCTCGAGCGTCTCGAGTGA
- a CDS encoding cobalt-factor II C(20)-methyltransferase: protein MTLYGVGLGPGEADLVTVRGKEVLEDCDVVYSPGRLSRSVALEHVDESKIGDLDFPMTKDEEKLRAAWKDAAAEIAPNALEGDVAFVTLGDPNVYSTFGHLRRTIDAFHSDVELEIVPGVSAVTAFATAMGVEIEAGAGLSLREAANGHSPTAPDRMILFKVTDAPATHEGLVEAGYDVTYGRRLFMEQGETLVTDDPEEIEERDYYTLAYAEKADLEVEQATAAFEREADADASSDDDASEDGSSTGGEPVADGGEFGIEEIAEGCAHGDCGGH, encoded by the coding sequence ATGACGCTCTACGGCGTCGGACTCGGTCCCGGCGAGGCCGACCTCGTGACCGTTCGCGGGAAGGAAGTGCTCGAGGACTGCGACGTCGTCTACTCGCCGGGCCGACTCTCGCGATCGGTCGCCCTAGAGCACGTCGACGAGTCGAAGATCGGGGATCTGGATTTCCCGATGACGAAAGACGAGGAGAAGCTGCGAGCGGCGTGGAAGGACGCCGCGGCGGAGATCGCGCCGAATGCACTCGAGGGCGACGTCGCCTTCGTCACGCTGGGCGATCCGAACGTCTACTCGACGTTCGGGCACCTGCGTCGGACGATCGACGCCTTTCACTCGGACGTCGAACTCGAGATCGTTCCCGGCGTCAGCGCCGTCACGGCCTTCGCGACCGCGATGGGCGTCGAGATCGAAGCCGGCGCGGGTCTCTCGCTTCGCGAAGCCGCGAACGGCCACAGCCCGACCGCCCCGGATCGGATGATTCTGTTCAAGGTCACCGACGCGCCCGCAACCCACGAAGGGCTCGTCGAGGCGGGCTACGACGTGACCTACGGTCGCCGGCTGTTCATGGAACAGGGCGAGACCCTCGTCACCGACGACCCCGAAGAGATCGAGGAGCGCGACTACTACACGCTGGCGTACGCCGAGAAGGCGGACCTCGAGGTCGAGCAGGCGACGGCGGCGTTCGAGCGAGAAGCCGACGCCGACGCCTCGAGCGACGATGATGCGAGCGAGGACGGATCGTCGACGGGCGGCGAACCGGTTGCGGACGGCGGGGAGTTCGGTATCGAAGAGATCGCCGAGGGCTGTGCCCACGGCGACTGCGGAGGCCACTGA